A single genomic interval of Dysidea avara chromosome 8, odDysAvar1.4, whole genome shotgun sequence harbors:
- the LOC136264098 gene encoding uncharacterized protein — MSLVLRPMFQVSVLSVMNFSYQLSLYTSDVNLQVSLLRCIRHSVDGFEQVSSVDCICSGIKGVNFQCLLDCVIRYRNKCFWCCDRCSRSQYRHADIQEIITIVGTIFNQVLM; from the exons atgtctttggtgttgcgaccgatgttccag gtctcggtattgagtgtcatgaatttcag ttatcaattatcactgtatactagtgatgtgaatttgcaggtcagtctactcagatgtatcaggcatagtgttgatgggttcgaacaagtatccagtgtagactgtatatgtagtggcatcaagggtgttaatttccag tgcctgctggattgtgtcatcagatatcgaaacaagtgtttttggtgttgcgaccgatgttccag gtctcagtatcgtcatgctgacatacaagaaatcatcactattgttggaactatttttaatcaagtcttgatgtga